One region of Bosea sp. 29B genomic DNA includes:
- a CDS encoding ABC transporter ATP-binding protein: protein MSIHAANFRELKLDRLCRDFGTHNAVKDVSLTIKQGEFIALLGPSGCGKSTTLNLIAGLLPATGGGIWLDEKRIDPLRPEERGFGMVFQSYALFPHMSVKKNIGFGLKMRGMAKAESDRRVADAVALVRLQGQEEKLPGQLSGGQQQRVAIARAIAVQPPLVLMDEPLSNLDAKLRLEMRAEIRRIHNTLGATTIYVTHDQEEALSLADRIVVMRDGEIRQVGGPEDLFSRPDHLDVAEFMGFRNKVAGRVASAAAELATVTVGEVGVVGRVRSPVAAGQGAHISIRPEDLHPVADGAPGLAAKVISTEFHGREFVGFARMADDTPLTFLADSRIAPGTEICLAAAPDRVLVFGGGA from the coding sequence AAGCTCGATCGGCTCTGCCGCGATTTCGGCACGCACAACGCCGTCAAGGACGTCTCGCTGACGATCAAGCAGGGCGAGTTCATCGCATTGCTCGGCCCTTCCGGCTGCGGCAAGTCGACGACGCTCAACCTGATCGCCGGCCTGCTGCCAGCGACCGGCGGCGGCATCTGGCTCGACGAGAAGCGCATCGACCCGCTGCGCCCTGAAGAGCGCGGCTTCGGCATGGTCTTCCAGAGCTATGCGCTCTTCCCGCATATGAGCGTGAAGAAGAACATCGGCTTCGGCCTGAAGATGCGCGGCATGGCCAAGGCGGAGAGCGATCGCCGCGTCGCCGACGCCGTCGCGCTGGTCCGCCTGCAAGGCCAGGAGGAGAAGCTGCCCGGCCAGCTCTCCGGCGGTCAGCAGCAGCGCGTCGCCATCGCCCGCGCCATCGCGGTGCAGCCGCCGCTCGTGCTGATGGACGAGCCGCTCTCCAATCTCGATGCCAAGCTGCGCCTCGAGATGCGTGCCGAAATCAGGCGCATCCACAACACGCTCGGCGCCACCACCATCTACGTCACCCACGACCAGGAGGAGGCGCTCTCGCTCGCCGACCGCATCGTGGTGATGCGCGATGGCGAGATCCGCCAGGTCGGCGGGCCGGAGGACCTGTTCTCGCGGCCGGACCATCTCGACGTCGCCGAGTTCATGGGCTTCCGCAACAAGGTCGCCGGCCGCGTCGCCTCCGCCGCGGCGGAGTTGGCTACGGTCACGGTCGGCGAGGTCGGCGTCGTCGGCCGCGTGAGATCGCCGGTCGCGGCCGGGCAGGGCGCCCATATCTCGATCCGCCCGGAAGACCTCCACCCGGTGGCGGATGGCGCGCCGGGGCTCGCGGCCAAGGTCATCTCGACCGAATTCCACGGCCGCGAGTTTGTCGGCTTCGCCCGCATGGCGGACGACACGCCGCTGACCTTCCTCGCCGATAGCCGCATCGCGCCCGGCACCGAGATTTGCCTCGCCGCCGCTCCGGATCGCGTCCTGGTCTTCGGAGGGGGCGCATGA
- a CDS encoding amidohydrolase, giving the protein MFLTNSDMVELIELRHALHRAPEISGEERETAKAIVGFLTPSAPDRVVTELGGHGVAAIYEGAEPGPTVLIRCELDALPIEDLSGVPHSSQVAGKGHLCGHDGHMTTVAALSRGLGRQRPQRGRAILLFQPAEETGAGAAAVIADPKFPEIAPDFSFSLHNKPGLPLGSIRISEGPANCASRGLKIVLTGHTSHAATPEHAVSPMKALARLMPELTALGQGGALEGNYRLVTITHASMGEPAFGITPGRAELWATLRTLNDSLMGSLCAEAEALVREAASAGGLSVAMDYHDVFHHCENHPEAVAHLRQACDEEGIARGETPPQRGSEDFGLFGRSSKSAMFLLGSGEDTPPLHNPDYDFPDDLIAPGARVFMRTIRNLLG; this is encoded by the coding sequence ATGTTTCTCACCAATTCCGACATGGTCGAGCTGATCGAGCTGCGCCATGCCCTCCATCGTGCGCCGGAAATTTCTGGCGAGGAGCGCGAGACAGCCAAGGCGATCGTCGGCTTCCTCACGCCGAGCGCACCCGACCGCGTCGTCACCGAGCTCGGCGGCCATGGCGTCGCTGCGATCTATGAAGGCGCCGAGCCCGGCCCGACGGTGCTGATCCGCTGCGAGCTCGATGCCCTGCCGATCGAGGACCTCTCAGGTGTGCCGCATTCTTCGCAAGTGGCTGGCAAGGGCCATCTCTGCGGCCATGACGGCCATATGACCACGGTTGCGGCGCTGTCGCGCGGGCTCGGCCGACAGCGGCCGCAGCGCGGCCGCGCCATCCTGCTGTTCCAGCCGGCCGAGGAGACCGGGGCCGGCGCCGCCGCGGTGATCGCCGATCCGAAATTCCCGGAGATCGCGCCGGACTTCTCCTTCTCGCTGCACAACAAGCCCGGCCTGCCATTGGGCTCCATCCGGATTTCGGAGGGGCCGGCCAATTGCGCCTCGCGCGGCCTCAAGATCGTGCTGACCGGGCACACCTCGCATGCCGCGACCCCGGAACATGCGGTCTCGCCGATGAAGGCGCTCGCCCGGCTGATGCCGGAGCTGACCGCGCTCGGCCAGGGCGGCGCGCTCGAGGGCAATTACCGCCTCGTCACCATCACCCATGCCAGCATGGGCGAGCCGGCCTTCGGCATCACCCCCGGCCGCGCCGAACTCTGGGCGACCCTGCGGACGCTGAACGATTCCCTGATGGGCTCGCTCTGCGCCGAGGCGGAGGCGCTGGTGCGCGAGGCGGCGTCCGCCGGCGGGCTCTCCGTGGCGATGGACTATCACGACGTCTTCCATCACTGCGAAAACCATCCCGAAGCGGTCGCGCATCTGCGCCAGGCCTGCGATGAGGAGGGCATCGCGCGCGGCGAGACCCCGCCGCAGCGCGGCTCCGAGGATTTCGGCCTGTTCGGTCGCTCCTCGAAGTCGGCGATGTTCCTGCTCGGCTCCGGCGAGGACACGCCGCCGCTGCATAATCCCGATTACGACTTCCCCGATGACCTGATCGCGCCCGGCGCTCGCGTCTTCATGCGCACGATCAGGAACCTGCTGGGTTAG
- a CDS encoding sugar ABC transporter permease, whose product MSTLSATAAEIPLKQRLAARGLDGLTLLVLPAVIFLLALFIYPFFYGLFLSFNPKAGGALANYQRFFSDAFLYDTIATTLWLAMPVTIVTLLLAIPIAFRVRLMKNQRLLTTILVIPITLGTVLVAEGLLNYLGPQGWFNRTLMTLGIISSPVKLLHNYWGVMLSLVITGFPFTFLLTLSYLTGVDPALEQAGATLGAGPWQRFKHILLPLLLPGLAITFCLSFVQAFSVFPSAVLLGAPAGPTRVISIAAYQAAFEEYDYSMASAVAMIMGMVQLAIVVAVLGLRGMLYRGPAGGGKG is encoded by the coding sequence ATGAGCACCCTGTCCGCAACCGCCGCCGAAATCCCGCTCAAGCAGCGCCTCGCCGCGCGCGGCCTCGACGGGCTGACCCTGCTCGTCCTGCCGGCGGTGATCTTCCTGCTGGCGCTGTTCATCTACCCGTTCTTCTATGGGCTGTTCCTGTCCTTCAATCCGAAGGCGGGCGGGGCGCTGGCCAACTACCAGCGCTTCTTCTCCGACGCGTTCCTCTACGACACGATCGCGACCACGCTCTGGCTCGCCATGCCGGTGACGATCGTCACGCTGCTGCTGGCGATCCCGATCGCCTTCCGCGTCAGGTTGATGAAGAACCAGCGCCTGCTCACCACCATCCTGGTGATCCCGATCACGCTCGGGACCGTGCTCGTCGCGGAAGGCCTGCTGAATTATCTCGGCCCGCAAGGCTGGTTCAACCGGACGCTGATGACGCTCGGCATCATCTCCTCGCCGGTGAAGCTGCTGCATAATTACTGGGGCGTGATGCTCTCGCTGGTCATCACCGGCTTCCCCTTCACCTTCCTGCTGACGCTGTCCTATCTCACCGGCGTCGACCCGGCGCTGGAGCAGGCCGGCGCGACCCTGGGTGCCGGGCCCTGGCAGCGCTTCAAGCACATCCTCCTGCCGTTGCTGCTGCCCGGCCTCGCCATCACCTTCTGCCTCAGCTTCGTCCAGGCTTTTTCGGTCTTCCCCTCGGCGGTGCTGCTCGGTGCGCCGGCAGGGCCGACGCGCGTCATCTCGATCGCGGCCTATCAGGCAGCCTTCGAGGAATACGACTACTCGATGGCCTCGGCGGTCGCGATGATCATGGGCATGGTCCAGCTCGCCATCGTCGTCGCGGTGCTCGGCCTGCGCGGCATGCTCTATCGCGGCCCGGCCGGCGGCGGAAAGGGCTGA
- a CDS encoding PLP-dependent aminotransferase family protein codes for MSDEPDASWLAGRLTQRTARGLALDLSQMIRSGLLPVGTKLPTVRELAFRLGVSPGTVSEAWSELKRQKIVSGRGRGGAWVSGDNATPRPTRMASVADFGPDALDLSLAVPDAALMPPLAEALAQAATAENLNSYERTPILPALRDAVAPHWPYRPDAFLATNGGYNAVYSVLHATVLPGSCVAIEDPTAMRLLDIIEDLGAEILPVARDAQGPVPAELAAALERRPSAFIFQPRTHSVTGQHVSPARLAELGRVLAGSDTLVIEDDGLGDVSIHPPISLGATMPERVVHIRSFSKSLGPDLRIAVLSAPAMVIRQIQSYRSFSSGWTSRLLQAATAWLLTDTETGQRVAEARAVYAERRQELVACLAERGLAMPESDGLCIWVPVENEQFALVTLAAHGIAVLPGSKCAARPTEHVRVATAILAEGYERVAEALIKAAQRAI; via the coding sequence ATGAGCGACGAACCCGACGCCTCCTGGCTGGCTGGCCGCCTGACGCAGCGCACCGCGCGCGGCCTCGCGCTCGATCTGAGCCAGATGATCCGCTCCGGCCTGCTGCCAGTCGGCACGAAGCTGCCGACGGTGCGCGAGCTCGCTTTCCGGCTCGGTGTCAGTCCCGGCACGGTCTCGGAGGCCTGGAGCGAACTGAAGCGGCAGAAGATCGTTTCGGGGCGCGGACGCGGCGGTGCCTGGGTCAGCGGCGACAATGCGACGCCGCGGCCGACGCGGATGGCGAGCGTCGCCGATTTCGGGCCTGATGCGCTCGACCTCTCGCTGGCAGTACCGGACGCCGCGCTGATGCCACCCCTGGCCGAGGCCTTGGCGCAGGCGGCAACGGCGGAAAACCTCAACAGCTATGAGCGCACGCCGATCCTGCCGGCGCTGCGCGATGCGGTGGCGCCGCATTGGCCCTACCGACCGGACGCCTTCCTCGCCACCAATGGCGGCTACAACGCGGTCTATTCGGTGCTGCACGCGACGGTGCTACCCGGCTCCTGCGTCGCGATCGAGGATCCGACGGCGATGCGGTTGCTCGACATCATCGAGGATCTCGGCGCCGAGATCCTGCCCGTCGCCCGCGATGCGCAAGGCCCCGTGCCCGCCGAGCTCGCGGCCGCGCTGGAACGGCGGCCATCGGCCTTCATCTTCCAGCCGCGTACCCATTCGGTCACCGGCCAGCATGTCAGCCCGGCGCGGCTTGCCGAACTCGGCCGGGTGCTCGCCGGCAGCGATACGCTGGTGATCGAGGATGATGGCCTCGGCGACGTCTCGATCCACCCGCCGATCAGCCTGGGCGCGACGATGCCAGAGCGGGTCGTGCATATCCGCTCCTTCTCGAAATCGCTCGGCCCGGACCTTCGGATCGCCGTGCTGTCGGCGCCGGCCATGGTGATCCGGCAGATCCAGTCCTATCGCAGCTTCTCCTCGGGCTGGACCAGCCGGCTGCTGCAGGCAGCGACTGCCTGGCTGCTGACCGATACCGAAACCGGCCAGAGGGTGGCTGAGGCGCGCGCTGTTTATGCCGAGCGCCGGCAGGAGCTGGTCGCCTGCCTCGCCGAGCGGGGACTCGCCATGCCGGAGAGCGACGGGTTGTGCATCTGGGTGCCGGTGGAGAACGAGCAGTTCGCGCTGGTGACGCTGGCGGCGCATGGCATCGCGGTGCTGCCCGGAAGCAAATGCGCGGCGAGGCCGACCGAGCATGTCCGGGTCGCGACTGCGATCCTGGCGGAAGGTTATGAGCGTGTCGCCGAGGCGCTGATCAAGGCGGCGCAACGCGCCATCTAA
- the cobF gene encoding precorrin-6A synthase (deacetylating): MRRIRIIGIGAGNPEHITIQAVRALNSVDVVFVPDKGAEKGALRELREEICRRYIEHDRWRTVPLSVPKRAAAGDDYRGSVDEWHAALAESYERLFREELGEDQAGGLLVWGDPSLYDSTLRIIEAVRARGLEFDYDVIPGITSVQALAAAHKLVLNRIGEPVTITTGRKLVEGGFRDEDGSTVVMLDGEQAFAKIDPVGLDIWWGAYLGAPQEVLASGPLAEISDEIVRRRKAARAENGWIMDTYLLRRHEG; this comes from the coding sequence ATGCGCAGGATCAGGATCATCGGCATCGGCGCCGGCAATCCCGAGCACATCACGATCCAGGCGGTGCGGGCGCTGAACAGCGTCGATGTCGTCTTTGTGCCGGACAAGGGCGCCGAGAAGGGGGCCCTGCGCGAGCTGCGCGAGGAAATCTGCCGACGTTATATCGAGCATGACAGATGGCGCACCGTGCCGCTCTCCGTGCCGAAGCGGGCCGCCGCGGGCGACGATTATCGCGGCAGTGTCGACGAGTGGCACGCAGCGCTGGCCGAGAGCTATGAGCGCCTGTTCCGCGAGGAGCTCGGCGAAGACCAGGCCGGCGGGCTGCTGGTCTGGGGTGATCCGTCGCTCTACGACAGCACGCTGCGCATCATCGAGGCCGTCCGCGCCCGCGGGCTGGAATTCGATTACGATGTCATCCCCGGCATCACCTCCGTCCAGGCACTGGCGGCAGCGCATAAGCTGGTGCTGAACCGGATCGGCGAGCCCGTCACCATCACCACCGGCCGCAAGCTCGTCGAAGGCGGTTTTCGCGACGAGGACGGCAGCACGGTGGTCATGCTCGATGGCGAGCAGGCTTTCGCGAAGATCGATCCCGTCGGGCTCGACATCTGGTGGGGCGCGTATCTCGGCGCGCCGCAGGAGGTTCTGGCTTCCGGCCCACTCGCTGAAATCTCCGACGAGATCGTCCGCAGGCGCAAGGCGGCACGCGCCGAGAATGGCTGGATCATGGACACTTATCTGCTGAGGCGACACGAGGGCTGA
- a CDS encoding ABC transporter permease subunit: MVKDTRLSTKLWAAANWTLIGFFIVNLFGMIAAVVTSSFSTRWLRSWLPDGWTTRWYGAAWSEFQLGDVLTVTFQIVFLVVFLSGLIGVPAAYALARRDFPGKKLVMLLFLLPLLVPPITFGIPLATVLYRTGLAGSMSGVVLANLVPTVPFVILVMIPFIEQIDTKIEAAARVFGANTFKLFVYVLLPLLMPGILAALLLVLVRTIAMFELTFLTAGPTSQTLVVALYYAVFAAGVRAVQSIDAMAVIYMVTTLVWLIIALRFVNPTQIVARAKR, from the coding sequence ATGGTCAAGGACACCCGCCTCTCGACCAAGCTCTGGGCCGCGGCCAACTGGACGCTGATCGGCTTCTTCATCGTCAACCTGTTCGGCATGATTGCTGCGGTGGTGACGAGTTCGTTCTCGACACGCTGGCTGCGCTCCTGGCTGCCTGACGGCTGGACGACGCGCTGGTATGGCGCCGCCTGGAGCGAATTCCAGCTCGGCGACGTGCTGACGGTCACCTTCCAGATCGTCTTCCTCGTCGTCTTCCTGTCGGGGCTGATCGGCGTGCCGGCTGCCTATGCGCTGGCGCGGCGCGACTTCCCCGGCAAGAAGCTGGTGATGCTGCTCTTCCTGCTGCCGCTGCTGGTGCCGCCGATCACCTTCGGCATTCCGCTGGCGACGGTGCTCTACCGCACCGGCCTCGCCGGCTCGATGTCGGGCGTGGTGCTCGCCAACCTCGTGCCGACCGTGCCCTTCGTCATCCTGGTGATGATCCCGTTCATCGAGCAGATCGACACCAAGATCGAGGCGGCGGCGCGCGTCTTCGGCGCCAACACCTTCAAGCTCTTCGTCTACGTGCTGCTCCCGCTGCTGATGCCTGGCATCCTCGCCGCGCTGCTGCTCGTGCTGGTCCGCACGATCGCGATGTTCGAGCTGACCTTCCTCACGGCTGGCCCGACCAGCCAGACGCTGGTGGTCGCGCTCTACTACGCGGTCTTCGCCGCCGGCGTGCGCGCCGTGCAGTCGATCGACGCCATGGCGGTGATCTACATGGTGACGACGCTGGTCTGGCTCATCATCGCGCTGCGCTTCGTCAACCCGACACAGATCGTCGCGCGGGCGAAGCGCTAG
- a CDS encoding deaminated glutathione amidase, with protein MKAALGQFAVSREWQENLATSVRLMGEAKAAGADLLLLPEGILARDITDPDIVLKTAQPLDGPFMQGVLEASKGSALTTLFCIHVPNGKGRVFNVHVAVRDGAIVAAYRKLHLYDAFSALESTNVEPGTEVPPLLEIAGLKCGLMTCYDVRFPELARRLALDGADVLLLPAAWVRGLGKEAHWDVLVTARALENTCYVVATGECGPRNIGASMVVDPLGVAVARAGEAPTLIYADIDPARIAAARAALPVLVNRRFAGPELAA; from the coding sequence ATGAAAGCCGCGCTCGGACAATTCGCCGTCAGCCGCGAATGGCAGGAAAATCTTGCCACTTCCGTCCGCCTGATGGGCGAGGCCAAGGCCGCCGGCGCCGATCTGCTGTTGCTGCCGGAGGGCATCCTGGCCCGCGACATCACCGATCCCGACATCGTGCTGAAGACGGCGCAGCCGCTCGACGGCCCGTTCATGCAGGGCGTGCTGGAGGCGAGCAAGGGCTCGGCGCTGACCACTCTGTTCTGCATCCATGTGCCGAACGGCAAGGGCCGCGTCTTCAACGTCCATGTCGCGGTCCGCGACGGCGCCATCGTCGCCGCCTATCGCAAACTCCATCTCTACGACGCCTTCTCGGCGCTGGAATCGACCAATGTCGAACCCGGCACCGAGGTGCCGCCGCTACTCGAGATCGCCGGCCTGAAATGCGGGCTGATGACCTGCTATGACGTGCGCTTCCCCGAGCTTGCCCGTCGCCTCGCGCTTGACGGCGCCGATGTCCTGCTGCTGCCGGCCGCCTGGGTCCGCGGCCTCGGCAAGGAGGCGCATTGGGATGTGCTGGTCACCGCCCGCGCGCTGGAAAACACCTGCTATGTCGTCGCCACCGGCGAGTGCGGCCCGCGCAATATCGGCGCCAGCATGGTCGTCGACCCGCTCGGCGTCGCCGTCGCCCGCGCCGGCGAGGCTCCAACGCTGATCTATGCCGATATCGATCCGGCCCGCATCGCCGCGGCACGCGCAGCATTGCCGGTCCTGGTCAACCGCCGCTTCGCCGGCCCGGAGCTCGCCGCCTAG
- a CDS encoding DNA topoisomerase IB: protein MVTKGREGAKASQGRLRHVTVDDLTIRRVRVGRNFGYRDPDGSKITDEETLARIRSLAIPPAYEDVLIAADPRAHLQAAGRDDAGRIQHRYHPDWEKVRERRKLKRLGRLIDALPKLRERIATDLKDRALSRRKALACAAAIIDRCHIRVGNEVYARTNGSHGASTLLKRHVSLTGKHVGLAFRGKGGKDIVCGRNDAPLARALARLKILPGKRLFQYRTEDGPVAAINAADINAYLKEASGLPVSSKDLRMLAANAAAAELLLSTDIAASERGRKRQLADIMRAIAERLVNTPAVVRKSYVHAIVVDAYASGRLSLAYRKARGRGGCSRIERALGLLAA, encoded by the coding sequence ATGGTCACGAAGGGCAGGGAAGGCGCCAAGGCAAGCCAGGGCCGCCTGCGCCATGTGACCGTCGACGATCTCACTATCAGACGCGTCAGGGTCGGCCGCAATTTCGGCTATCGCGACCCTGACGGCAGCAAGATCACCGACGAGGAGACGCTCGCGCGCATCCGCTCGCTGGCGATCCCACCGGCCTATGAAGACGTACTGATCGCCGCCGATCCGCGCGCCCATCTCCAGGCCGCCGGCCGTGACGATGCCGGGCGCATCCAGCATCGCTATCACCCCGACTGGGAGAAGGTACGCGAGCGCCGAAAGCTCAAGCGCCTCGGTCGCCTGATCGACGCCTTGCCGAAGCTGCGCGAACGCATCGCCACCGATCTCAAGGATCGCGCGCTGTCGCGCAGGAAAGCGCTCGCCTGTGCCGCCGCGATCATCGACCGCTGCCATATCCGGGTCGGCAACGAGGTCTACGCCCGCACCAATGGCAGCCATGGCGCCTCGACATTGCTCAAGCGCCATGTCTCCCTTACCGGCAAGCATGTCGGGCTCGCCTTTCGCGGCAAGGGCGGCAAGGACATCGTCTGCGGTCGCAATGATGCGCCACTCGCCCGCGCTTTGGCGCGCTTAAAGATCCTGCCCGGCAAGCGCCTGTTCCAATATCGCACCGAAGACGGCCCGGTCGCCGCGATCAACGCCGCCGACATCAACGCCTATCTGAAGGAGGCGTCCGGCCTGCCGGTGTCGAGCAAGGACCTGCGCATGCTCGCAGCCAATGCCGCCGCCGCCGAGCTGCTGCTCTCGACCGACATCGCCGCCAGCGAGCGTGGCCGCAAGCGCCAGCTCGCCGACATCATGCGCGCCATCGCCGAGCGGCTGGTCAATACGCCGGCCGTGGTGCGCAAGAGCTATGTCCACGCCATCGTCGTCGACGCCTATGCCAGTGGCCGCCTCAGCCTTGCTTATCGCAAGGCGCGCGGCCGCGGCGGCTGCTCGCGCATCGAGCGGGCGCTGGGATTGCTGGCGGCGTGA
- a CDS encoding ABC transporter substrate-binding protein, which yields MIVKFAGAAALAAVLLQSPAFAQDASIKIPEQKVDETLRAKLPEAIRTAGKMISVNNGSFPPYEIVTDAKTMTGASAELSDAIGQLLGVKIEHATVSGLAAALSGIAAGRFQFAMGPIGDFKTRQEANDFVDYVREYVIFAVQKGNPKAIGSLDDTCGKKIAVMSAGSAEKVIKAQAEKCAAEGKPTLEVMSFTDQPTSILSVRSRRSDGFFSSQAPLTYFVQQAKGDLELAAVGKPNGFQDLFQGAVVPKGSALGDVLVSAIKVLKANGTYEAIFKKWGIENNMIGEPGINLSKN from the coding sequence ATGATCGTGAAATTCGCCGGAGCCGCTGCGCTGGCTGCGGTACTCCTGCAAAGCCCGGCCTTCGCCCAGGACGCCAGCATCAAGATCCCCGAGCAGAAGGTCGACGAGACCCTGCGCGCCAAATTGCCGGAGGCGATCCGCACGGCCGGCAAGATGATCTCGGTCAACAACGGCTCCTTCCCGCCCTACGAGATCGTCACCGACGCCAAGACCATGACCGGCGCCAGCGCAGAGCTCTCCGACGCCATCGGCCAGCTGCTCGGCGTCAAGATCGAGCATGCGACGGTGAGCGGGCTCGCCGCGGCGCTGAGCGGCATCGCCGCCGGCCGCTTCCAGTTCGCCATGGGCCCGATCGGTGACTTCAAGACACGCCAGGAAGCCAACGACTTCGTCGACTATGTCCGCGAATACGTGATCTTCGCCGTGCAGAAGGGCAATCCGAAGGCGATCGGCAGCCTGGACGACACCTGCGGCAAGAAGATTGCGGTGATGTCGGCCGGTTCGGCCGAGAAGGTGATCAAGGCGCAGGCCGAGAAATGCGCGGCCGAGGGCAAGCCGACGCTGGAGGTAATGTCCTTCACCGACCAGCCGACCTCGATCCTCTCTGTCCGCTCCAGGCGCTCGGACGGCTTCTTCTCCTCGCAGGCGCCGCTGACCTATTTCGTCCAGCAGGCCAAGGGCGATCTCGAACTCGCCGCGGTCGGCAAGCCCAACGGCTTCCAGGACCTGTTCCAGGGCGCGGTGGTGCCGAAGGGCTCAGCCCTGGGCGACGTGCTGGTCTCGGCCATCAAGGTGCTCAAGGCGAACGGCACCTATGAGGCGATCTTCAAGAAATGGGGCATCGAGAACAACATGATCGGCGAGCCCGGCATCAACCTCTCGAAGAACTGA
- a CDS encoding GntR family transcriptional regulator, whose translation MDISLRLRDPIAPQLVTALRQAIIVSELRPGEALSEKEIAGRFGVSRQPVREAFIKLSEAGLVQILPSRGTFVMKISMREVANARFVREAVECSLARAASRLINPDGVARLRRLIAEQAAAAGRSDYSGFTVLDEAFHQAIAEIVDCDYAGKVVESARAQTDRVRYLSLPGTSPIPLLITQHNAIVDAIETGDADTAATAMRIHLREILNALPRIAAEHPDLFEDEELPAHTTSMHQP comes from the coding sequence ATGGACATCTCGCTCCGGCTTCGCGATCCGATCGCGCCGCAGCTCGTCACAGCCCTGCGCCAGGCGATCATCGTCAGCGAGCTTCGGCCCGGCGAGGCGCTGTCGGAGAAGGAGATCGCCGGGCGCTTCGGCGTTAGCCGCCAGCCTGTGCGCGAGGCCTTCATCAAGCTTTCCGAGGCCGGGCTGGTGCAGATCCTGCCGAGCCGCGGCACCTTCGTCATGAAGATCTCGATGCGCGAGGTCGCCAATGCCCGCTTCGTGCGCGAGGCGGTGGAGTGCTCTCTGGCGCGGGCTGCGAGCCGGCTGATCAACCCTGACGGCGTCGCTCGCCTGCGCCGCCTCATCGCCGAGCAGGCTGCTGCCGCCGGGCGCAGTGATTATTCCGGCTTCACGGTATTGGACGAGGCCTTCCACCAGGCGATCGCCGAGATCGTCGATTGCGACTATGCCGGCAAGGTGGTCGAGAGCGCCCGCGCCCAGACTGACCGGGTGCGCTATCTCTCGCTGCCCGGCACCTCGCCGATCCCGCTGCTGATCACTCAGCACAATGCCATCGTCGACGCGATCGAGACAGGCGATGCCGACACGGCCGCCACCGCGATGCGCATCCATCTGCGCGAAATCCTGAACGCGCTGCCGCGCATCGCCGCCGAACACCCGGATCTGTTCGAGGACGAGGAGCTGCCGGCGCATACGACGAGCATGCACCAGCCTTAG
- a CDS encoding nitrate ABC transporter substrate-binding protein, translating to MIRLALRDWDFITPLLLGDLVSDRFELKIERLAALPDDFASDPRFDASEISFSRYTTGRARGEAGVVGIPNFIMRGFRHRCVVTAADSKLTRFDELRGKRIGIAGWQDSGNTWTRAAMAEGGLGIDDAFWAVSRLAADHPITDRVGRYARPGRIEALPGQPPLLDLLAAGEIAAVLMPFMPQGFFSKGSRFRALLPDVRAAERDYFGKVGYVPGMHIIGLKPELAAREPWLAQALSDLLDESQRVWLEKRRRYADTTPWLIDELVRSGHDLPESWNESGLAANRTMITAFIEQLRIQNLAETDLTPETLFPAASALEGAQ from the coding sequence GTGATCCGGCTGGCCCTGCGCGACTGGGACTTCATCACGCCGCTCTTGCTCGGCGACCTCGTTTCCGACCGCTTCGAGCTGAAGATCGAGCGCCTTGCTGCGCTTCCCGATGACTTCGCCAGCGATCCGCGCTTCGACGCCAGCGAGATTTCGTTCAGCCGCTACACCACCGGCCGCGCCCGCGGTGAGGCCGGCGTCGTCGGCATCCCGAACTTCATCATGCGCGGCTTCCGCCATCGCTGCGTCGTCACCGCGGCCGACAGCAAGCTGACCCGCTTTGACGAATTGCGCGGCAAGCGCATCGGCATCGCCGGCTGGCAGGATTCCGGCAACACCTGGACGCGCGCTGCCATGGCCGAGGGCGGCCTTGGCATCGACGATGCCTTCTGGGCGGTCAGCCGTCTCGCCGCCGACCACCCGATCACCGATCGCGTCGGGCGCTATGCCCGTCCCGGCCGGATCGAGGCGCTGCCCGGCCAGCCACCCTTGCTCGACCTGCTCGCCGCTGGCGAGATCGCGGCGGTGCTGATGCCGTTCATGCCGCAGGGCTTTTTCTCCAAGGGCTCGCGCTTCCGGGCGCTGCTGCCGGATGTCCGCGCGGCCGAGCGCGATTACTTCGGCAAGGTCGGCTACGTGCCCGGCATGCACATCATCGGCCTCAAGCCCGAGCTCGCCGCCCGCGAGCCCTGGCTGGCGCAGGCGCTGAGCGATCTGCTCGACGAGAGCCAGCGCGTCTGGCTGGAGAAGCGCCGCCGCTATGCCGACACCACGCCCTGGCTGATCGACGAGCTGGTGCGCAGCGGGCATGATCTGCCGGAGAGCTGGAACGAGAGCGGGCTGGCCGCGAACCGGACGATGATCACAGCGTTCATCGAGCAGCTGCGCATCCAGAACCTCGCCGAGACCGACCTGACGCCGGAGACCCTGTTCCCGGCCGCATCTGCGCTGGAAGGAGCCCAATGA